The following proteins are encoded in a genomic region of Sesamum indicum cultivar Zhongzhi No. 13 linkage group LG8, S_indicum_v1.0, whole genome shotgun sequence:
- the LOC105167752 gene encoding aspartic proteinase PCS1 — MASSCTSLFLLLFMVFAGSFHLSVQETTVSLSFPLTSAPLSETSSARAKFLSSMVASVSGKRRVQKTTAAGVASPPFGYNYRSSFKYSMALIVSLPIGTPPQTQQMVLDTGSQLSWIQCHRKSPRKPPPSSSFDPSLSSSFSVLPCNHPLCKPRIPDFTLPTTCDQNRLCHYSYFYADGTLAEGNLVREKFTFSSSRSTPPLILGCATDSGEAEGILGMNLGRLSFVSQAKVPKFSYCVPAKQGLVVNKSNNNNNSNTGSFYLGFNPNSRAFRYIDLLTFPQSQRLPNFDPLAYTVGLVGIRIGGKRLNISAAAFRPDAGGSGQTMIDSGTQYTFLVEAAYAEVRKEVVRLAGPKLKKGYVYGGALDMCFDGEPSEIERLIGNVVFEFEKGVEISIDKERNLDDVGGGVHCVGIGRSESLGVTSNIIGNFHQQNLWVEFDVANRRVGFGEADCSRTT, encoded by the coding sequence ATGGCGTCCTCCTGCACCTCTCTCTTTCTACTCCTTTTCATGGTGTTTGCGGGTTCTTTCCACCTGAGTGTTCAAGAAACCACGGTTTCTCTGTCGTTTCCTCTGACCTCTGCTCCTCTGTCAGAAACCTCTTCTGCTAGAGCAAAGTTCCTCTCTTCAATGGTGGCGTCTGTTTCGGGTAAGAGAAGGGTACAGAAGACGACCGCGGCGGGGGTGGCGTCGCCGCCGTTTGGTTACAACTATCGGTCGTCGTTCAAGTATTCGATGGCCCTGATTGTTTCTCTCCCCATCGGCACCCCGCCGCAAACGCAGCAGATGGTTTTGGACACCGGCAGCCAGCTGTCTTGGATTCAGTGCCACCGGAAATCACCCCGGAAGCCGCCTCCATCGTCGTCGTTCGacccttctctctcttcttccttctctGTCCTCCCCTGCAACCACCCCCTTTGCAAGCCCAGAATTCCCGATTTCACCCTCCCGACGACGTGCGACCAGAACCGTCTCTGCCACTACTCTTACTTCTACGCAGACGGGACCTTGGCCGAGGGCAATCTCGTCAGGGAAAAATTCACCTTCTCTAGTTCCCGAAGTACCCCTCCCCTGATACTGGGATGCGCGACGGACTCCGGCGAGGCTGAGGGCATCCTGGGAATGAATCTTGGGCGGCTGTCCTTTGTTTCCCAAGCTAAGGTCCCCAAATTCTCTTACTGCGTCCCCGCCAAACAAGGCCTTGTCGTTAAcaagagtaataataataacaacagcAATACGGGGTCGTTTTACCTCGGCTTCAACCCCAACTCCCGTGCGTTTCGATACATCGACCTTTTGACCTTCCCCCAAAGTCAACGCCTCCCCAATTTTGACCCTCTCGCCTACACCGTCGGCCTCGTGGGCATCAGAATTGGCGGGAAAAGACTGAACATCTCCGCGGCGGCGTTCCGGCCGGACGCCGGCGGCTCCGGCCAGACGATGATCGACTCCGGCACGCAGTACACTTTCCTGGTCGAAGCCGCGTACGCTGAGGTGAGGAAGGAGGTCGTGAGGCTGGCGGGGCCGAAACTAAAGAAAGGGTACGTCTACGGCGGCGCGTTGGACATGTGCTTCGACGGGGAACCGAGCGAGATCGAACGGCTGATAGGGAACGTGGTGTTCGAATTCGAGAAGGGGGTGGAGATCTCGATCGACAAGGAGAGGAATTTGGATGATGTGGGAGGTGGCGTACATTGCGTGGGCATCGGTCGCTCGGAGTCGCTCGGAGTTACGAGTAATATCATTGGCAACTTTCATCAACAAAATCTATGGGTGGAATTTGATGTGGCGAATCGACGGGTAGGATTTGGAGAGGCTGATTGCAGCAGAACAACGTAA